The Deltaproteobacteria bacterium sequence CGTCCGCACCGCTCGCCGACGCGTGGTACCTGCCGGGCGAGCAGCTCGCGTGGGATCTCCAGTGGGGCCGCGTCCGCGGCGGCACCGCGCGGCTCGCGGCGGGCGCCCCGGGCCACTTGGCCGGCGCGCCCGCCCTGTTCGTGCACAGCGCCGCCGAGTCCGGCGACGTCGTCTCGATCGTGCGGCGCGTTCGCGACGAACTGACGACCGCGGTCGACCTGCGCTCCGGCGCGCCGCTGCGCAACGAGGAGATCCTCGAGATCGGCCGGAAGCGGCGGCGCGTCCGCGCCGACTTCTCCGCCGGCGAGTTCCGCGGGGCCGACCGGGTGGCCGGCGACGGCGAACACACCTGGCGCCAGCGGGCCGTCGCCGGCGGCGGGTTCGACGACCTGCACACCGCCCTCGCGCGGCTGCGCGCGTGGGAGCCGCCGGAGACGGCGCGCGGCGCGCTGGTCGTCCAATCGGGACGCAACGTCTACCGCGTGGAGGTCGTCGCGGCCGGCGGCGAACGCATCGACACGCCGGCCGGCGCGTTCGATTGCCGGCGCATCGACGGCACGGCGACCCTCGCCGCCGATGCCGGGCGGCCGCCGGCGCGCGCCGTCCGCCGCACGTTCCACGTGTGGATTTCTGCCGATCGCCGGCGACTGCCGGTGCAGATCGCGGCCGACACGTCCTTTGGCCAGGTGCGAGCGGCGCTCACCGGCTACCGCCAGCCCGACGCCGGCGCGGCGATCCGCGTCACGTCGGCGTCGCCACGAGCGCCG is a genomic window containing:
- a CDS encoding DUF3108 domain-containing protein, with the protein product MARRRRRHRRSRAGRKLSRAVQPNHPKGGVRRPAGAHAQEAGRRAQVAPGRSLASPRARATFAPVPRAIPTLAAALIAGACGHRPAPNPEAPIGGGPAPSAPLADAWYLPGEQLAWDLQWGRVRGGTARLAAGAPGHLAGAPALFVHSAAESGDVVSIVRRVRDELTTAVDLRSGAPLRNEEILEIGRKRRRVRADFSAGEFRGADRVAGDGEHTWRQRAVAGGGFDDLHTALARLRAWEPPETARGALVVQSGRNVYRVEVVAAGGERIDTPAGAFDCRRIDGTATLAADAGRPPARAVRRTFHVWISADRRRLPVQIAADTSFGQVRAALTGYRQPDAGAAIRVTSASPRAPIAPSRETRGAPRP